From a region of the uncultured Desulfatiglans sp. genome:
- a CDS encoding hypothetical protein (Evidence 5 : Unknown function) gives MRGDLQVAPRANVQMEAQIGKEDHSGMETH, from the coding sequence GTGCGGGGCGACCTGCAGGTCGCCCCGCGGGCAAACGTGCAGATGGAGGCCCAGATCGGCAAGGAAGACCATTCCGGGATGGAAACGCATTGA